agatgccgcctctggtagtcctcctggttcctggctgtcctgctttcccgggcgcgggcggctgctgcaggcggggtggtgcgccctgcaggccccggtgctgcagctgtggtgcaagaagaccagcggtcaatgaccccaggggcccaggtgtgtgaaacccagctcccctctgcaaggccagggcccctgcaggatccccagctgctgctccgtggtgggcaaggcccaggcgcacggtcccggggctccctctcgccccagccccccgtacacataaggggaacacgagggtactcacaggtggacgcctccccggcctctgatgatgcaggcgagcggctctgtggggtgcctcgggggtcccgggtcctgggaaggctggcggcaggctcctggctctcagagccctcctcctcctcctccgtctccaggagcggtccctctgccccggggtcaatcacgtcccggggggcagggatggcatgaggccccaggatgcggtccagggcatggaagtgggggcaggcctccgggtcagcccctggcaggcaggcccgggagtaggactgccgcaagtccttaattttgcagcgcacctgctcccggctgcgctggtggcccctggcggccagactggcagccatgcgtccgtagacggccgcgttccggtggctagtgcggagatcgtggacattggaggcctccccccaaacctcgatgaggtccacgatctccgcacttgaccaggcgggcgcccgccttttgcgcccccgggcaggctcccgggagccgccaggctggtcgtggggagcagtggagggctgggagccctcggatggctggctcatgttgtggcaggtgcaggctgtgcaggcacgggtgcttgcagccttgcaactggcacaaagtgagtagccagc
Above is a window of Pelodiscus sinensis isolate JC-2024 chromosome 5, ASM4963464v1, whole genome shotgun sequence DNA encoding:
- the LOC142829546 gene encoding uncharacterized protein LOC142829546, which encodes MAASLAARGHQRSREQVRCKIKDLRQSYSRACLPGADPEACPHFHALDRILGPHAIPAPRDVIDPGAEGPLLETEEEEEGSESQEPAASLPRTRDPRGTPQSRSPASSEAGEASTSAAPGPAGRTTPPAAAARARESRTARNQEDYQRRHLRFLDRQLRLQDHWVQEDLRLRQRSLEALEEQGRALRGHLQSLLDRFPFPPPPAPPLAPSAPPLSPPLAPPAPPASAPASAPASSTPPVLSAPPSTTIPHRRPRTRSVARRERQPDSHP